From a single Vitis vinifera cultivar Pinot Noir 40024 chromosome 18, ASM3070453v1 genomic region:
- the LOC132253070 gene encoding putative wall-associated receptor kinase-like 16, protein MGDQGVVLLQVTVIWVVLAAMAAPAAAQSKPGCPDRCGNVSIPYPFGTREGCYLNEEFLITCDNSTSPPKAFLTNSNINVTNINFDGELHVLSLMARNCYYPNGTEQPNSTTASFSLSIFSISDTLNKFFAVGCDTYALLQGYQGGDLYTTGCMSICSSEKQVQDGSCSGAGCCQVSFPEGLDDTTLTLSSYFNHTKVHDFNPCSYAFIAEESAFNFSSKNLTNLQDMEKLPRVVDWSIGNETCQVAKTNPSSYACKENSTCSEPSGRSGYLCKCFDGYHGNPYLDGCQDIDECENSSLNKCVEKARCKNIPGNYTCSCRKGYHGDGREDGDGCNPNMLQVIQIALGVSIGLISLLMGSSWLYWGLKKRKFIKLKKKFFEQNGGLMLRQQLSSQEGSNETVKIFSAEELEKATDKYAENKIIGQGGYGTVYKGTLTNGRIVAIKKSKMVDKSQIEQFINEVLVLSQINHRNVVKLLGCCLETEVPLLVYEFITNGTLFDYIHKGKKISTSSWEVRLRIATETAEVLSYLHSAASTPIIHRDVKSTNILLDDNYTAKVSDFGASRLVPLDQTQLSTMVQGTLGYLDPEYLLTSQLTEKSDVYSFGVVLVELLTAKKALSFDKPEEERSLAMYFLSSLKDDRLFQVLDERIVNEENIEQLKETANLAKKCLKLKGDERPTMKEVAMKLERMRMVEMHPWTDPEENEYLLGESSHTVDNGCSIGSTNTAYDSLKGHIMLPVKDGR, encoded by the exons ATGGGCGACCAAGGAGTAGTGCTACTGCAAGTCACGGTTATATGGGTGGTATTGGCAGCCATGGCAGCACCGGCAGCTGCTCAATCCAAGCCAGGTTGCCCAGATAGGTGTGGCAACGTTAGCATCCCATACCCATTTGGCACAAGGGAAGGCTGTTATCTGAATGAAGAATTCCTCATTACCTGTGACAACAGTACAAGCCCTCCCAAAGCCTTCTTAACGAATAGTAATATCAATGTCACAAACATAAATTTCGACGGTGAGTTGCATGTCTTGAGCCTTATGGCCCGTAATTGTTATTACCCCAACGGCACCGAGCAGCCTAACTCCACCACAGCCTCTTTCTCGCTGTCCATATTCAGTATCTCGGACACCCTAAACAAGTTCTTTGCGGTTGGTTGCGACACTTATGCACTTCTCCAAGGCTACCAAGGAGGAGATCTTTACACAACTGGCTGCATGTCTATATGTTCCAGCGAGAAGCAAGTCCAGGATGGATCTTGCTCAGGGGCTGGTTGTTGCCAGGTCTCATTCCCAGAAGGATTAGATGATACTACTCTGACATTAAGCAGCTACTTCAATCATACAAAAGTTCATGACTTCAATCCCTGCAGCTATGCTTTTATTGCCGAAGAATCAGCCTTCAATTTCTCCTCCAAAAATCTTACCAATTTACAGGATATGGAAAAGCTTCCTAGGGTGGTTGATTGGTCAATTGGCAATGAAACATGCCAGGTGGCTAAAACCAACCCGAGCAGTTACGCCTGTAAGGAGAATAGCACGTGCTCGGAACCCAGTGGCCGATCCGGCTATCTTTGCAAGTGCTTTGATGGTTACCATGGGAATCCTTACCTCGATGGTTGCCAAG ATATTGATGAATGTGAGAATTCAAGCCTCAATAAGTGTGTAGAAAAAGCAAGGTGCAAGAACATCCCAGGGAATTATACTTGTTCTTGCAGGAAGGGGTACCATGGTGATGGCAGAGAAGATGGTGATGGCTGTAATCCAAATATGTTGCAAGTAATTCAGATTGCCCTCG GTGTCAGCATTGGCCTTATATCATTACTAATGGGTAGCTCTTGGTTATACTGGGGACTCAAGAAAAGGAAGTTCATTAAACTCAAAAAGAAGTTCTTTGAGCAAAATGGTGGTTTAATGCTGCGCCAACAACTTTCTAGTCAAGAAGGATCCAATGAAACAGTTAAAATCTTTTCTGCTGAAGAGCTTGAGAAGGCCACCGACAAGTATGCTGAGAATAAAATCATTGGTCAAGGGGGATATGGAACAGTTTATAAAGGAACCTTAACTAATGGGAGAATAGTTGCGATCAAGAAGTCGAAGATGGTGGATAAAAGTCAAATTGAGcaattcataaatgaagtgCTTGTGTTGAGTCAAATCAATCATCGAAATGTAGTAAAGCTTTTGGGTTGTTGCTTAGAAACAGAAGTTCCTCTCCTAGTTTATGAATTCATCACTAATGGCACCCTCTTCGACTACATACATAAAGGGAAGAAGATATCCACCAGTTCCTGGGAAGTTCGCTTAAGGATTGCTACTGAAACTGCCGAAGTCCTATCATATTTACATTCTGCAGCATCAACACCAATCATTCATAGAGATGTTAAATCCACTAACATACTTTTGGATGACAATTACACAGCAAAAGTTTCAGATTTCGGAGCTTCAAGGTTGGTTCCCCTAGATCAAACTCAATTGTCTACAATGGTGCAAGGTACTCTTGGATACTTAGATCCTGAGTATTTGCTTACGAGCCAATTGACAGAAAAAAgtgatgtttatagttttggagtTGTCCTTGTGGAGTTATTAACAGCAAAAAAGGCACTTTCATTTGATAAACCTGAAGAGGAGAGAAGTTTAGctatgtattttctttcttcattgaAAGATGATCgtctttttcaagttcttgatgAACGCATAGTGAACGAGGAAAATATTGAGCAGTTAAAGGAAACTGCCAACCTTGCAAAAAAATGCTTGAAATTAAAAGGAGATGAGAGGCCTACTATGAAAGAAGTAGCAATGAAGCtagaaagaatgagaatggtGGAAATGCATCCATGGACTGATCCAGAAGAGAATGAATACTTACTCGGTGAATCTTCCCATACAGTTGATAATGGTTGTAGTATTGGTTCCACAAATACTGCATACGACAGCTTAAAGGGCCATATAATGCTACCCGTGAAAGATGGAAGATGA
- the LOC100852995 gene encoding putative wall-associated receptor kinase-like 16, whose product MGLQGIMLMQLTLIGLLLASMAEAAVAQAKPGCPDRCGNVSIPYPFGTKKDCNHSQHFLLHCNDSVMPPKLTLGMNLHVVSISLGELKILNFLGRDCYNSYGGLVYENDPWLRLGSGYTISGKRNKFIAVGCDTYAIVRAYKGEERYTTGCMSVCDSITNVKSGSCSGIGCCETSIPEGTTNFTVKLSSYNNHRSVWAFNPCSYAFVVEETHFKFSSNQFRDLNNTENLPVVLDWRIGKERCKAARKTETYACKGKSECYEPDDWSGYLCKCLDGYHGNPYLPDGCQDINECDDPSLNKCVKKGRCKNTPGNYTCSCPKGYHGDGRQDGDRCNLDHLQVIPVVLGAGIGFMILLLSISWLYWGLKKRKFIRLKEKFFQQNGGLMLQQQLSRQEGSDETIKIFTAGELEKATNKYDESNIVGRGGYGTVYKGTLTNGRIVAVKKSKMIDKSQIEQFINEVLVLSQINHRNVVKLLGCCLETEVPLLVYEFITNGTLFNYIHGERKASTISWEVRLRIATETAGVLSYLHSATSTPIIHRDVKSTNILLDDNYTAKVSDFGASRLVPLDQAQLSTLVQGTLGYLDPEYLLTSQLTEKSDVYSFGVVFVELLTGEKALSFDRSEEERSLAMYFLSSWKDDNLFQVLDKHIVNEGNIEQLREAANLAKRCLRLKGDERPTMKEVSMELERIKMMEKQAWIDSKEKEQLHGESSQAYDNDCSFGFTSASFNSLRVPMNDGR is encoded by the exons ATGGGCTTACAGGGAATTATGCTTATGCAACTTACTCTAATAGGGTTGCTATTAGCATCAATGGCAGAAGCAGCGGTGGCTCAGGCCAAGCCTGGTTGCCCGGATCGCTGTGGGAATGTTAGCATCCCATATCCATTCGGCACAAAGAAAGACTGCAACCACAGTCAACATTTTCTGTTGCACTGCAACGATTCAGTGATGCCTCCCAAACTAACTCTAGGGATGAACTTACATGTGGTGAGCATCTCCTTAGGTGAGTTGAAAATCTTGAACTTTCTGGGCAGGGATTGTTATAATAGTTATGGCGGGCTGGTTTACGAGAACGACCCCTGGCTGCGTTTAGGCTCAGGTTACACAATCTCTGGAAAGAGAAACAAGTTCATTGCAGTTGGCTGCGACACGTACGCGATTGTTCGGGCTTATAAAGGTGAAGAAAGGTACACAACTGGGTGCATGTCTGTATGTGATAGCATCACAAATGTAAAAAGTGGATCTTGCTCTGGGATTGGTTGTTGTGAGACCTCCATTCCTGAAGGAACTACCAATTTTACTGTTAAGTTAAGCAGCTATAATAACCACAGAAGCGTTTGGGCCTTCAATCCCTGCAGCTATGCTTTTGTTGTTGAAGAAACACACTTCAAGTTCTCTTCCAATCAATTTAGGGATCTCAATAATACAGAAAATCTTCCCGTGGTGTTGGACTGGAGAATAGGCAAAGAAAGGTGCAAGGCAGCACGAAAAACCGAGACTTACGCCTGTAAGGGGAAAAGCGAGTGCTACGAACCCGATGATTGGTCCGGCTATCTTTGCAAGTGCTTGGATGGTTACCATGGGAATCCTTACCTCCCTGATGGTTGCCAAG ATATTAATGAATGTGATGATCCAAGCCTCAATAAGTGTGTAAAAAAAGGGAGATGCAAGAACACCCCAGGGAATTATACTTGTTCTTGTCCCAAGGGGTACCATGGAGATGGCAGACAAGATGGAGATCGCTGTAATCTAGATCACTTACAAGTGATTCCTGTTGTTCTTG GTGCGGGTATTGGCTTTATGATATTGCTTCTCAGTATCTCTTGGCTGTACTGGGGACTCAAGAAAAGGAAGTTCATTAGACTCAAGGAGAAGTTCTTTCAACAAAATGGTGGTTTAATGTTGCAACAACAACTTTCTAGACAAGAAGGATCTGAtgaaacaatcaaaatttttactGCTGGGGAGCTCGAGAAGGCCACTAACAAATATGATGAGAGTAACATTGTTGGTCGTGGAGGGTATGGAACAGTCTACAAAGGAACTTTAACTAATGGGAGAATAGTTGCAGTCAAAAAGTCGAAGATGATAGATAAAAGTCAAATTGAGcaattcataaatgaagtgCTCGTGTTGTCTCAAATCAATCATCGAAATGTGGTAAAGCTTTTGGGTTGTTGTTTGGAAACTGAAGTTCCTTTACTAGTTTATGAATTCATTACTAATGGCACCCTCTTCAACTATATACATGGTGAAAGGAAGGCATCTACCATTTCTTGGGAAGTTCGCCTACGGATTGCCACTGAAACTGCTGGAGTCCTGTCATATTTACATTCTGCAACATCAACTCCAATCATTCATAGAGATGTTAAATCCACCAATATACTTTTGGATGATAATTACACAGCAAAGGTTTCAGATTTTGGAGCTTCAAGGTTGGTCCCCCTAGATCAAGCTCAGTTGTCTACGTTGGTGCAAGGTACTCTTGGATACTTGGATCCTGAGTATTTGCTTACGAGCCAATTGACGGAAAAAAgtgatgtttatagttttggagtCGTCTTTGTAGAGCTATTGACTGGGGAAAAGGCACTTTCGTTTGATAGGTCGGAGGAGGAAAGAAGTCTTGctatgtattttctttcttcatggAAAGATGATaatctttttcaagttcttgacaAGCACATAGTAAATGAGGGAAATATTGAACAGTTGAGGGAAGCTGCAAACCTTGCAAAAAGGTGCTTAAGATTGAAAGGAGATGAGAGACCTACCATGAAGGAAGTATCAATGGAGTTAGAAAGAATTAAAATGATGGAAAAACAGGCATGGATTGATTCAAAAGAAAAGGAACAGTTACATGGTGAATCTTCTCAGGCATATGATAATGATTGTAGTTTTGGTTTTACAAGTGCTTCATTTAATAGTTTAAGGGTacccatgaatgatggaagatgA